From Planifilum fulgidum:
GGGCGGATTGTCTTCCATCAGCCAAAAGTCGGGCCAGACAGCGCAGGTCCACGAAAAACTGCAAACGGTCAACGAAGGGCTCAAGGATCAGTCCTTCACCCTGGGCGATCTGGAATCGGTCACCGGAGACCAGGTCGATCTGAGCCGAGACCTGAACGATCTCAGCTCCTTTCTCAGCGGCAAGATGGACTTGATCTCCTCCTCCGCAAAGGCCCAGGTCGACCAGACCGACCAGCTCAGGACGATCACCCTGGACACCAAAGCCAAGCTGGAAAAGGCGCTGCAGCAGAATCAGGTGCTCACCGGCAAACTGAAATCGGCAGCGGCGAAAAGCCGGCAAGCGGCCAACTCTCTGCCGTAAAGGGGAGATTTCATGATTCGAAAAACCTTGTCCATCGTCGCCCTCCTTCTCCTGAGCGGCTTTTTGATCAACGGCATCACCATGACGCAAAATTTAAAGCGCCTTCACGCCGGATTGGAATCCAATCTCGAATCGGTGAAAACCCTGAATCAGGTCCAGTCCTCCATCATCGACAAAAACGGGAAGCTGAGCAAAATGCTTTCCACCATGGACCGGGCTGACAAGGGGCTGGACGATGCCATCGGAAAGACGGATCAGCTGCTGACCCTTCTGTCGAAGGTGGTGGATTACAACGCCGACACGCTCCGCCTCAACGACCAGATGCTGAAGCACTCCTCCGCCTCGAAGCGGGACATTCAGTCCATCAGCCAAAACCTCGCGGAGCTTGACCCCTATATGAAACAAATGGACGAGATGCTGAAAAACCTCGCAAGCACCGCCAAGGAGGACGAGAAATACTTGAAGGAGATTCTCGATTCAACCCGTCACATGAACAGCAAGCTGCCCGGGGTGAATACCCGATGAACATGCTCAAGATCACCACCCTGCTGATCACGGTGCTGCTCGCGGTCAACGCCGGGAACACCTGGCTGCAGCTTTACATGCAAAGGGACATGGTGTCCCTGTCCCGGGAATTGGAAAAACAGTTGGCCCTCTCCGCCGAAAAATCCAAAAAAATGAACGACCAACTGGACGCCATCGCCGAATTGAAAAAGAAAAGCCAATCCCTCAGCAAAAAGGTGTCCCGGATTGAAAGCAACACCGCCGGTTTGGACAAGGAACTCCGGGAACTGGATCAAATCGTCGCCGCCATTTCCCAGCGGGTAAACTCCATCGGCGAGAACACGGGAGTCACCTACCAGGACCTGAAACAGATTGAAACGTCCGTCAGCACCAGCATCCAAACCCTTCAATCCATTGAAGCCTCCAATCAGGAGATCGTCCGGACCCTGAACCGCATGAAGTCCCTTCAGGCGGAGATCAACGCCAACCTCCGGCAAATGAACGAAAAAACCAAATTCCTGCCGGAAACCACGGTGAGGAGGTGACGCCCGTGAACTTCAACCACTGGAATTTCGGCGGCCCCAAGTGGAAAGTGGCACTCCTCGTCGGATTTTTCGCCTTTTTTGTCGCCGCCACCCCGACCCTGGCCAAATGGAGCGACACCGCCGTGCTCCCGGGTCTGGCCCAGTACAACATTTTCGGACTGACCAGCGACCTGGTGGACCGGACCAGCGGGATGTTGGAGGACACGAAAAAGCTGGAAAGGGAAGTGGCCAAGGCGGAAGAGGCCCTGGAGGGGCTGAAGCATCAGAATGAACTTCTTGTGGAACAGATCCGGACGAACGAAAACATCAAAAAGGAACTGGACAACCAGCTGGCGGGCAACATCGGCGCCCGCGAGCTGATGAAAGAGATCCTCCAACGGGAGAAACAGACGGCCCAATTGACGGAGCAGACGGCGGACCGGGCGGACCAGGTGAAGAAACAGATGATCGCCACCGTGGATCAGCTCGGCACGGTCGCTGAATACACCGGTGAAGTGGCGAACACCACGGCCCAGATGAACAACCGCATGGACGTGCTGCTGGCGGAGCTGGACACCTCCGTGCACAACTTCCGTTTTCTCGCCAAAATCAAGGGCGGACTGGAAACCGTGAAAAACATATTGGATGAGACCCTGAAAAATACCGTGGGCAGAATTCTCCCGGCCCCCGAGGAAAAATCCGGGTCCGTCAAGGAAACGCCGAAAGAACAGCCTGCGTCTCAATCCCCGAAGGAGACGAAACCGGAAGAGAAAAAACCGAAGGGCGGATTGCTGAGACGGCTGTTGGAGCCGCTTCTTCCCTGACGAAAGGAGAGTTCCCATGCTCGTTCGTTCCATCGTGATTCTGATCAATCTCGGGCTTCTCGGGCTGATGGGCTGGGGCATCCTTCAGCAGATCAAGACACAGCAGGAAACCAACCGGGTGATGGCCGACGTTCACAAAAACATCCGCAAGGCCCATGAGCTTACGGTCACGACCAACGAACAACTGAAGCCGCTGCGGGAAACGGCGGTGGTTGTGGAAGAGATGAACGTCAAACTGGACAACACCGTCAACCTCCTTTCCCGGATGAACAACAGCCTGGCCAACGTGCAGGCGAGCGAACAAAAAATCGTCCAGGGATTGGACAGGCTGAACCAAAACACGGCCATGGTGATGGAACAACTGGGGACCATCTCGCGTTTGAACGAACAATTGCTGGAGCCCGCCACCCGGACGGCAAAGCAAACCCAGGAGGAACACGGCCTGATCGAAGACTTGTACGAAATGACCGGCACCACCATCCAAGAAGTGGCGAAGCTCAACCGCAAATTCGCCTTTCTCGGCAAAATTCCGGTGCCGTAACATCGGAGGCGAACGCTCATGTTTTACAGTCTGCTGTATCTGATGACCATCGTTGCCATCCTCCTCTTCACCGGACTGGCCATCCACGCCATCCTCCGGGATCGGCCCGTCACCAAATGGCTGGCCGGGTTAACCGCCGTCTCACTCACCTACGTCCTGATCATCGCCATCAGTGTCTTCCTTTAGAAAAGGGAAAACCGGGAATCGCCGGCCGGCGGATTCCCGGTTTTTTCACAGGAAATCCCCTGCAACAGGTGCAGGGGATGTTCCCTTCGTCCTTGATTTTCATCATTGACATTCAGCACACAAGCCATACACTTCCATCCGATGAGAATCGACCCGAAAGCCGGTCTTTCTCGCCGCCTCTTCCTCCACCTCAATGAGGGGAGGATATTCGAAATCCGTGATTTTTCCGCACCGTCGGCAAATGATGTGGTAATGATCGCTCATATTGGCGTCAAAACGGCTTGAGGAATCGCCGTAGGTCAGTTCCCTTACCAGACCGGCCTCTTTAAACAGTCGCAGATTGTTGTAAATCGTCGCCACGCTCATGTTGGGAAAATCCTTCTCGAGCGCCTTGTAGATCTCATCGGCGGTCGGATGGCTCATCGTAGACAGGAGATATTCCAGTATCGCATGACGCTGGGGCGTCATGCGGACGCCTGTCGCCTTCAACTTTTCCACCGCTTTCCTCAAGCGGTCCGGCGCCGTGGCCATAGCCATCCACCTCTCTTTCCCGCCCAAAAAACATTCATTTCCACATAAGAATACCTATAAATAGTCTACGCCGTAAAAGCTCATCTTGTCAATGGAGCATTCTTCACGCTTTGTTGGCGAACCGGCAGTAGGGAGCCAAATCGCAGATCCCGCACTTGGGATTGCGCGCGCTGCAGATGCGCCGCCCGTGCCAGATCAGGCGGTGGTGGGCGATCGACCATTCTTCTCGCGGGATCCTCCGGGTCAGTTGCTTCTCGGTCTCCAAAGGGTTGTTGCTGGTTGCAAGACCGAGCCGGTTGGAAACCCGGTGCACATGGGTATCCACCGCCAGCGCAGGAATCCCGAAGGCATTGCTCAACACCACATTGGCCGTCTTTCTCCCCACTCCGGGCAGTTTTTCCAGCGCCTCCCGCTCCGCCGGAACTTCTCCCCCGTATTGTTCCACGAGAATGCGGCAGGTCTGCAGGATATTTTTGCTTTTGTTCCGATACAGTCCCAACCCGCGGATCTCCTCCGCCAGCTCCTCCTCCGAAAGGGACAGAAAATCCTGGGGAGTGGGATACTTGGCGAACAGCCGCTCCGTCACCTTGTTCACCTGACGGTCGGTGGACTGGGCGGACAGGATGGTGGCGATCAACAACTCAAAGGGATTGCGAAAGCGGAGTTCGCAATGGGCATCCGGATACATGGCCGCCAACGTATCCATGATCTTCCGGA
This genomic window contains:
- the perR gene encoding peroxide-responsive transcriptional repressor PerR: MATAPDRLRKAVEKLKATGVRMTPQRHAILEYLLSTMSHPTADEIYKALEKDFPNMSVATIYNNLRLFKEAGLVRELTYGDSSSRFDANMSDHYHIICRRCGKITDFEYPPLIEVEEEAARKTGFRVDSHRMEVYGLCAECQ
- the nth gene encoding endonuclease III encodes the protein MDTLAAMYPDAHCELRFRNPFELLIATILSAQSTDRQVNKVTERLFAKYPTPQDFLSLSEEELAEEIRGLGLYRNKSKNILQTCRILVEQYGGEVPAEREALEKLPGVGRKTANVVLSNAFGIPALAVDTHVHRVSNRLGLATSNNPLETEKQLTRRIPREEWSIAHHRLIWHGRRICSARNPKCGICDLAPYCRFANKA